The following nucleotide sequence is from Scyliorhinus torazame isolate Kashiwa2021f chromosome 4, sScyTor2.1, whole genome shotgun sequence.
gtgctgcgctgtcagagggtcagtactgagggagtgctgcactgtcagagggtcagtaccgagggagtgctgcactgtcagagggtcagtactgagggagtgctgcactgtcagacggtcagtactgagggagtgctgctctgtcagagggtcagtactatgggagtgctgcactgtcagagtgtcagtactgagggagtgccgcactgtcagagggtcagtactgagggagtgccgcactgtcagagggtcagtactgagggagtgctgcactgtcagagggtcagtattgagggagtgctgcactgtcagagggtcagtactgggggagtgccgcactgtcagagggtcagtcctgagggagtgccgcactgtcagagggtcagtactgagggagtgcctcactgtcagagggtcagtactgagggagcgctgcactgtcagagggtcagtactgagggagtgccgcactgtcagcgggtcagtactgagggagtgctgcactgtctgagagtcagtactgagggagtgacgcactgtcagagggtcagtactgagggattgctgcactgtcagagggtcagtactgagggagtgctgcactgtcagagggtcagtactgagggagtgccgcactgtcagagggtcagtactgagggattgcagcactgtcagagggtcagtactgagggagtgccgcactgtcagagggtcagtactgagggagtgctgcactgtcagagggtcagtactgagggagtgccgcactgtcagagggtcagtactgagggattgctgcactgtcagagggtcagtactgagggagtgccgcactgtcagagggtcagtactgagggagtgctgcactgtcagagggtcagtactgagggagtgccgcactgtcagagggtcagtaccgagggagtgctgcactgtcagagggtcagtactgaggaatgctgcactgtcagagggtcagtactgagggagtgctgcactgtcagagggtcagtactgagggagtgctgcacagtcagagggtcagtactgagggagtgctgcactaattgagggtcagcactgagggagtgccgcactgtcagagggtcagtaccgagggagtgctgcactgtcagagggtcagtactgagggagtgctgcactgtcagagggtcagtactgagggagtgctgcactgtcagagggtcagtattgagggagtgctgcactgtcagagggtcagtactgagatttgctgcactgttagagggtcagtactgagggtgagctgcactgtcagagggtcagtactgagggagtgctgcactgtcagagggtcagtactatgggagtgctgcactgtcagagtgtcagtactgagggagtgccgcactgtcagagggtcagtactgagggagtgccgcactgtcagagggtcagtactgagggagtgctgcactgtcagaggggcagtactgagggagtgccgcactgtcaaagggtcagtactgagggagcgctgcactgtcagagggtcagtactgagggagtgctgcactgtcagagggtcagtactgagggagtgccgcactgtcagagggtcagtgctgggggagtgccgcactgtcagagggtcagtactgagggagtgctgcgctgtcagagggtcagtactgagggagtgctgcactgtcagagggtcagtaccgagggagtgctgcactgtcagagggtcagtactgagggaatgctgcactgtcagacggtcagtactgagggagtgctgctctgtcagagggtcagtactgtgggagtgctgcattgtcagagggtctgtactgagggagtgctgcactgtcagagggtgactattgagggagtgctgcactgtcagagggtcagtactgagatttgctgcactgttagagggtcagtactgagggtgagctgcactgtcagagggtcagtactgagggagtgctgcactgtcagagggtcagtactatgggagtgctgcactgtcagagtgtcagtactgagggagtgccgcactgtcagagggtcagtacggagggagtgccgcactgtcagagggtcagtactgagggagtgctgcactgtcagagggtcagtattgagggagtgctgcactgtcagagggtcagtactgggggagtgccgcactgtcagagggtgagtcctgagggagtgccgcactgtcagagggtcagtactgagggagtgcctcactgtcagagggtcagtactgagggagcgctgcactgtcagagggtcagtactgagggagtgccgcactgtcagcgggtcagtactgagggagtgctgcactgtctgagagtcagtactgagggagtgacgcactgtcagagggtcagtactgagggattgctgcactgtcagagggtcagtactgagggagtgctgcactgtcagagggtcagtactgagggagtgccgcactgtcagagggtcagtactgagggattgctgcactgtcagagggtcagtactgagggagtgccgcactgtcagagggtcagtactgagggagtgctgcactgtcagagggtcagtactgagggagtgccgcactgtcagagggtcagtactgagggattgctgcactgtcagagggtcagtactgagggagtgccgcactgtcagagggtcagtactgagggagtgctgcactgtcagagggtcagtactgagggagtgccgcactgtcagagggggtcagtactgaggaagtgctgcactgtcagagggtcagtactgagggagtgccgcactgtcagagggtcagtactgagggagtgccgcactgtcagagggtcagtactgagggagtaccgcactgtcagagggtcagtactgagggagtgccgcactgtcagagggtcagtactgagggagtgccgcactgtcagagggtcagtactgaggaattgctgcactgtcagagggtcagtactgagggagtgccgcactgtcagagggtcagtactatgggagtgctgcactgtcagagtgtcagtactgagggagtgccgcactgtcagagggtcagtactgagggagtgccgcactgtcatagggtcagtactgagggagtgctgcactgtcagagggtcagtactgagggagtgccgcactgtcagagggtcagtactataggagtgctgcactgtcagagtgtcagtactgagggagtgccgcactgtcagagggtcagtactgagggagtgccgcactgtcagagggtcagtactgagggagtgctgcactgtcagagggtcagtactgagggagtgccgcactgtcagagggtcagtactgggggagtgccgcactgtcagagggtcagtactgagggagtgctgcgctgtcagagggtcagtactgagggagtgctgcactgtcagagggtcagtaccgagggagtgctgcactgtcagagggtcagtactgagggagtgctgcactgtcagacggtcagtactgagggagtgctgctctgtcagagggtcagtactgtgggagtgctgcattgtcagagggtctgtactgagggagtgctgcactgtcagagggtcactattgagggtgctgcactgtcagagggtcagtactgagatttgctgcactgttagagggtcagtactgagggtgagctgcactgtcagagggtcagtactgagggagtgctgcactgtcagagggtcagtactatgggagtgctgcactgtcagagtgtcagtactgagggagtgccgcactgtcagagggtcagtactgagggagtgccgcactgtcagagggtcagtactgagggagtgctgcactgtcagagggtcagtattgagggagtgctgcactgtcagagggtcagtactgggggagtgccgcactgtcagagggtcagtcctgagggagtgccgcactgtcagagggtcagtactgagggagtgcctcactgtcagagggtcagtactgagggagcgctgcactgtcagagggtcagtactgagggagtgccgcactgtcagcgggtcagtactgagggagtgctgcactgtctgagagtcagtactgagggagtgacgcactgtcagagggtcagtactgagggattgctgcactgtcagagggtcagtactgagggagtgctgcactgtcagagggtcagtactgagggattgccgcactgtcagagggtcagtactgagggattgcagcactgtcagagggtcagtactgagggagtgccgcactgtcagagggtcagtactgagggagtgctgcactgtcagagggtcagtactgagggagtgccgcactgtcagagggtcagtactgagggattgctgcactgtcagagggtcagtactgagggagtgccgcactgtcagagggtcagtactgagggagtgctgcactgtcagagggtcagtactgagggagtgccgcactgtcagagggggtcagtactgaggaagtgctgcactgtcagagggtcagtactgagggagtgccgcactgtcagagggtcagtactgagggagtgccgcactgtcagagggtcagtactgagggagtaccgcactgtcagagggtcagtactgagggagtgccgcactgtcagagggtcagtactgagggagtgccgcactgtcagagggtcagtactgaggaattgctgcactgtcagagggtcagtactgagggagtgccgcactgtcagagggtcagtactgagggagtgccgcactgtcagagggtcagtactgagagagtgctgcactgtcagagggtcagtactgagggagtgccgcactatcagagggtcagtactgagggagagctgcgctgtcagagggtcagtactgagggagtgctgcactgtcagagggtcagtactgagggagtgccgcactgtcagaggatcagtactgagggagtgccgcactgtctgagggtcagtactgggggagtgccgcactgtcagagggtcagtactgagggagctgatcTCCTTCACCTCCTAAAGGCCCAACTCTCTCTTACCTACCCCAATCCCTATAACActctctatttctgtaacctcctccagcccctacacccctccctatctctgtaacctcctccagcccctacacccctccctatctctgtaacctcctccagcccctacaaccctccctatccctgtaacctcctccagcctctacaaccctcccaatctctgtagcctcctccagcccctacacccctccctatctctgtaacctcctccagcccctacaaccctccctatctctctaacctcctccagcccctacaaccctccctatctctgtaacctcctccagcccctacaaccctccctatctgtacaaCCCTCCGATATCCCTCCAATGTCTAACACCATCGGTCGCCGTGCCCCGTCCTCGAGGTGTGGAATTCACTCCGTCGACCTCGGCATCTTTCCCTCTCCTCCGTAAAGACGTCCTAGAAACGTTATTCTGCGGAATAGCTTCTGGTCCGTGTCCCTGAGCCTGCTCCCGGGACCCGGGGTTATAATGAGCCCCATTACACTCCTATTCATTGAGTTGCTGTTCTTGCggcgctatatgaatgcaggttGTGGCGGCCTGCTGGGCACTCACCATGCTGCTGTATGCATGGCAGCATCGGGTCGACTTGCAAACGAAAGCTGAAATGGAGATGCTGATCGTAAGCTCGAGGAGGGTGAATAGCAGGAGGACGATTAAGGTGTAGTACATCAGGTCCTGGAGGAGAGCGAGAAACAGCGAGAATGTCAACCAATGTCCCAGAGGGCAGCACCAGCAACCcatctccagcctgtgacacacgaacaggaggaggccccattcagccccttctccagcctgttacacaggaacaggaggaggccccattcagccccttctccagcccgttacacaggaacaggaggaggccccattcagccccttctccagcctgttacacaggaacaggaggaggccccattcagccccttctccagcctgttacacagggacaggaggaggccccattcagccccttctccagcccgttacacagggacaggaggaggccccattcagccccttctccagcccgttacacagggacaggaggaggccccattcagccccttctccagcctgttacgcaggaacaggaggaggccccatccagccccttctccagcccgttacacgggaacaggaggaggccccatccagccccttctccagcccgttacacaggaacaggaggaggccccattcagcaccttctccagcctgttacacaggaacaggaggaggccccattcagccccttctccagaccgttacacgggaacaggaggagaccccattcagccccttctccagccgttacacaggaacaggaggaggccccattcagacccttctccagcctgttacacaggaacaggaggaggccccattcagacccttctctagcctgttacacagggacaggaggaggccccattcagccccttctccagactgttacacaggaacaggaggaggccccattcagccccttctccagcctgttgcacaggaacaggaggaggccccattcagccccttctccagcctgtcacacaggaacaggaggaggccccattcagccccttctccagcctgttacccaggaacaggaggaggccccattcagccccttctccagcctgttaaccaggaacaggaggaggccccattcagccccttctccagcctgttacccaggaacaggaggaggccccattcagccccttctccagcctgttacccaggaacaggaggaggccccattcagcccctactccagcccgttacacaggaacaggaggaggccccattcagccccttctccagcccgttacacaggaacaggaggaggcccattattTCTAAAATTGATCTGTTGCTTTGATGATCTGTGTCCTGGTTAACATTTATGGAGCGGTCATGATGTGTACTCTTATTTCCCTCCCCTTTCTTTGGAATGCCAATATCGCCAGTGATGTGAGCACTTCCCTAATTACCTCCTTGATTACCTCTCTTGGCCATTTCAGCAGGGTGCAgtaaagagtcacccacattgctgtggtcctGGGTAGGCCGGGTAAACGATGACGTCTTTCATTCCCAAAAGgatcattagtgaaccaaatgggtttcgaACACCAatcaatagtcagaagctttttcccagggtgcaaGAGTCAATTactcagggggcataggtttaaggtgcgaggggcaaggtttagaggagatgtacgagggaaggtttttacacagagggtcgtgggtgcctggaactcgctgccggaggagggggtggaagcagggacgatagtggcgtttcaggggcatcttgacaaatacatgactaggatggggaatcgagggatacggacccaggaagggtaggggtttgagttcagacgggcagcatggtcggcgcaggcttggagggccgaagggcctgttcctgtacagtAATCCAGTTGaacgagggtaaaacagttgatgtggtgtatctggatttcacgaaagcatttgataaggttccccacgataggctactgcagaaaatacggacgcattgggattcagggagatttggcggtttgggtcagaaattggctagctggaagaagaatgAGGGtgctggttaatgggaaatgttcagactggagtccagttactagtggtgtaccacaaggatctgttttggggccgctgctgtttgtcatttttataaatgacctaggaggagggcgtagaaggatgggtgagtaaatttgcagatgacactaaagtcggtggagttgtggacagttttgaaggatgttgcaggttacagagggacatagataagctgcagcgctgggctgagaggtggcaaatggagtttaatgcagaaaagtgtgaggtgattcattttggaaggaataacaggaagacagagtactgggctaatggtaagattcttggtagtgtggatgagcagagagatctcggtgtccatgtacatagatccctgaaagctgccacccaggttgagagggttgctaagaaggcgtacggtgtgttagcttttattggtagagggattgagtttcggagccatgaggtcatgttgcagctgtacaacactctggtgcggccgcatttggagtattgcgtgcagttctggtcaccgcattatgggaaggatgtggaagcattggaaagggtgcagaggagatttgccagaatgttgcctggtatggagggaagatcttatgaggaaaggctgagggacttgaggctgttttcgttcgagagaagaaggttaagaggtgacttaattgaggcatacaagatgatcagaggattggatagggtggacagtgagagcctttttcctcggatggtgacgtctagcacgaggggacatagctttaaattgaggggagatagatataagacagatgtcagaggtaggttctttacccagagagtagtaagggcgtggaatgcactgcctgcaacagtagtggactcgccaacactaagggcattcaaatggtcattggatagacatatggacgataagggaatagtgtagatgggctttagaatggtttcacaggtcggcgcaacattgagggccgaagggcctgtactgcgctggaatgttctattgtaattttcttcgttctttgttcaatGGTGGTTTTGTGGTCACCGTTACTGGGATTTTTTATCAGTCAGATTTCCCTTCCACCTGGCCcttgtggagggatttgaacccttgttgcCCAGAGTGACTCCCTGGACATCTGGATTGCCATCCTGTGACATTCCCAGGCATGCTCCCGGATGAGGCACACCCGccggcagctccccccccaccccccccaccatccacccaccccctcacctcctctcccGCTTTAACTTACGTAGAACTGAGGCGGACCCTGGCAGGCCCACGAGTGGCGGATGCACATCTGGATCTCCTGCATGTCGATGAGGTAGACAATCACCCCGCAGATGGCCAGCAGGACGCTGATGATGTTTGTGGTCAGGCATGCCCGGAGCTGCAAAGCAAGCATCAGTTAAACCTCGAACATTTTCTCTCTGCAACTTGCGGTAATAGTTTGGTCTGCAAAAGATGCAATCAAGGTGTGGTAAAAGTGGGGAAATCATTGATTATACCCATTTAACTGTTCACCTACATCGGGCGAATGGGCCTTTGTTTATTTAAAGATGAttccctggggtttagataattagactgcatagaacacacagtgcagaaggaggccattcggcccatcgagcctgccccgacccacttaagccctcgctcccaccctatccccgtaacccaataatcccatctaacctttttggacgctgaaggcaatttagcgcggccaatccacctaacctgaacttgggactgtgggaggaaaccggagcacccggaggaaacccgcgcagacacgggaagaacgtgcagactccgcgcagacagtgacgcagcggggaatcgaaccggggaccctggcgctgtgaagccacagtgctatccacttgcgctgccCGTTTTGAGGGATTGTAGCTTAGTAAAATGGCCGTAAGACAGGTGGGATAGAGATTACGTAactaaggggaggagccaggtctgtagctttTCACCCGCAAAAGACAGAAGGCCGCGCAGTTTTTGTTTGAAAGGGTTTCTCTCCTTTGCCGAAAGCAACTCTCTGCACAGAGCacagcaagtatccctgtgttttctaactttatttacaagtggctttcGACCTGTGATGTGCAATcagttactctcgagacaaggtgagtcataactaataggctttaatctgctagacctgttccccagcagcttcggtacagaaagtgaaggcggctgggatggcattggttcttatactccgcctctcagggtggagctatgtacatcagccaatggtagactcctggtagccaatggtcatccacctctcaggtactgcgatacctggtattaccacattcaccccctgttaaaaaagagcccggcggggtgatggccagcgttaatgtcgcctttcgcatggtacgaccaggtattgaggtgccgtgatgtcgagggtaatagcaaagtgttcatggtgcagcaatcagtcgatcgggtggcctggtcgtccttctggagcgtctgggctttggcggtgatcctggtgggggccccggcggttgcgactccgggaacgtggtgtcatcctcccaggcagctttgtcacccctcggcggtgctgttggggcgaaaagtggccaGGGGGAGGGGCACCTGTAAGGGGTGTcagtgcttgttcgggcctaggcaggggcggcgggagtactgaccctccggtcaggtgctgcggggagggtgggggtgggggcattggTGCGGATGCGCGtgaggctccggcgggcgccaggtcccgaagagagACCGTGTCTTggaggccgtcggggaacgctacgtaggcgtactgggggttggcgtgcagcaggtggaccctctcgaccaacgggtccgacttgtgcgcccgcacgtgcttccgaagcaggatgggtccgggtgtcgctagccaggttgggagcgaagtcccggaggaggacttcccggggaaaacaaggagacgttcgtgaggtgtctgatttgtggttgtacaaagtagtgaccgggtggagtggagggcatccgggaggacttcttgccagcgggagactgggagcttcctggaccgaagggccagcaggacggtcttccagactgttccgttctccctctccacctgtccgttaccccgggggttgtaaccggtcgtcctgctcgaggcgatgcccctgctgaacaggaattgacgcagttcgtcgctcataaaggaggaccccctatcgctgtgaatgtacgcggggaacccgaacaatgcaaagatgctatggagggccttgatgacggtggttgtggtcatgtcggggcaggggatggcgaatgggaaccgggagtactcgccaatcacgttcaggaagtacgtgttgcagtcggtggaggggagggggtctttgaagtccatgctgaggcgttcaaagggacgggaagcctttatcaggtgcgccctctctggccggtactagatctcgtagttgtaggtggagagttcgatcctccaccgcaagatcttgtcgttttttatcttgccccgctgtgcattatcgaacatgaaggcaaccgaccgttggtccgtgaggagagtgaatctcctgccggccaggtaatgcctgcagtgtcgcacagcttctattatggcctgggcctcattttcgaccgaggagtggcggatttctgaagcgtggagggttcgggagaagaaggccacgggcctgcccgcttggttaagggtggccgccagagctacgtcggacgcgtcgctctcgacctggaaggggagggactcatcgatggtgcgcatcgtgacctttgcaatgtctgctttgatgcggctgaaggcctggcgggcctccgtcgacagggggaaggtcgtagattggattaggggtcgagccttgtctgcgtaattagggacccattgtgcatagtagctaaagaagccgaggcagcgctttagggccttggggcagtgagggagggggaactccatgagggggcgcatgcgctcagggtcggggccgataactccatttcgcactacgtagccgaggatggcgaggcggtcggtgctgaacacgcatttatccttgttatatgtaaggttaaggatttgtgcggtctggagaaattttcggaggttggtgtcgtggtcctgctggtcatggccgcagatggtgacattatcgagatacgggaacgttgcgcgtaagccgtaccggtcaaccattcggtccatctctcgctggaagaccgagaccctgttcgtgacaccgaatggaacccttaaaaagtggtagagccgcccatctgcttcggaggcagtgtactggcggtcaccatgacggaggggtagctggtggtaggcggacttgagatccacctttgagaaaaccttgtattgcgcgatcctgtttaccaggtcggctatacgggggagagggtacgcgtccagctgcgtaaacctgttgatggtctgactgtagtcgatgaccatcctatgcttctcccccggtctttaccaccactacctgagctctccagggactgttgctcgcttcgatgaccccttcccgcaggagccgctggacctctgacctgatgaaggtccggtcctgggcgctgtaccgtctgctcctggtggcaacgggtttgcaatccagggtgaggttcgcaaacagggaaggcgggtcgaccttaagggtcgcgaggccgcagacagta
It contains:
- the LOC140410116 gene encoding membrane-spanning 4-domains subfamily A member 15-like, coding for MFVVSGALSIAAEQNPHVKLLRACLTTNIISVLLAICGVIVYLIDMQEIQMCIRHSWACQGPPQFYDLMYYTLIVLLLFTLLELTISISISAFVCKSTRCCHAYSSMPVLLLDSSLPDDQ